The following are encoded in a window of Thermoanaerobacter ethanolicus JW 200 genomic DNA:
- a CDS encoding carbon-nitrogen hydrolase family protein: MRVAAAVFKRGDSGSCIRKYEEVLRECEEKAVDLVVFPALTGEVCDFEEDFIEKIRDFSLRYKDIAINPGSYFENHDGKVYHSSFVMLNGEIKLFQRQLYLARWERELGLSRDTALKIVDIKGYKISIILSTDVFYPQVSRYAALKGVNLVLSPVAIKGQRNFARQIAGVWQNVQQNLFFAIESGFKGEYKGNNFYSEAAIHAPLEMTKDDDGFLAKEVDSNIIIAELNEVERQKAISKFDVIKQLNINSYKGIFR; the protein is encoded by the coding sequence ATGAGAGTAGCTGCAGCAGTTTTTAAAAGGGGTGATAGCGGAAGCTGTATAAGAAAATATGAGGAGGTTTTAAGAGAATGCGAGGAAAAGGCAGTTGACCTTGTGGTTTTTCCCGCTCTTACTGGAGAGGTATGTGATTTTGAAGAGGATTTTATAGAAAAAATTAGGGATTTTTCATTGAGGTATAAAGACATAGCTATAAATCCGGGAAGTTATTTTGAAAACCACGACGGAAAAGTTTATCATTCTTCTTTTGTAATGTTAAATGGAGAGATTAAACTATTTCAAAGGCAGTTATACCTTGCAAGGTGGGAGAGAGAATTAGGATTATCAAGAGATACGGCTCTTAAAATTGTAGATATAAAGGGATATAAAATTAGCATAATTCTTTCTACTGATGTGTTTTATCCTCAGGTTTCAAGATATGCGGCTTTAAAAGGTGTCAATCTGGTGCTTTCACCTGTTGCAATAAAAGGACAGAGAAATTTTGCAAGGCAGATAGCAGGGGTATGGCAAAATGTGCAGCAAAACTTGTTTTTTGCAATTGAAAGTGGATTTAAAGGAGAGTATAAAGGAAATAACTTTTATTCAGAGGCAGCTATACATGCTCCTTTAGAGATGACAAAAGACGATGATGGTTTTCTTGCCAAGGAAGTAGATTCTAATATAATAATTGCGGAACTTAATGAGGTAGAGAGACAAAAAGCTATTTCTAAATTTGATGTGATAAAACAACTTAATATAAACTCCTATAAAGGGATTTTTAGGTGA
- a CDS encoding glycoside hydrolase family 125 protein: MNKIITRPHEIDKNVRVLYAGNHYISLPEIDVEKASIKNLNIVSLSNKGLVELSGEEALFKPVFYKKGEKLEIVKSEVSEELYYIPNIKLYFSNGDFVIIKIYADIKEKGFIYEFESSEEIEVYLEVNLDKLFFLRFNSHEIEFKKEFKIDKWLKNPALNIYSYNIAFSLAFGGEKDFDYEEKNEKIILKSKTNGTNCFYISVNSDMDGASTTLIHLKRKGFKNIYKEFYNWLKNKYIKYSQDKDLESLLNKNLFFNYFFSIGKDMESDNYIALTSRSPRYYVSGAFWERDSFLWSFPAVKIIDKSFHDYIAREMILRHSKNAGAHAHYIDGTVLYPGFELDEAASYFILLENMDVDLDDIELVKALEVVYSRIEEEYDSRIGLYKTFLLPSDDPSEYPFVTIDNVILWRGFINLKNLYLKLNWYKKADMLQKKIDGIYNGIYKYLVTEVEGKRIFAWSTDGEGNYKLYNDPPGNLGLMYYYDFVDYQNEVFKNTIDYYYSRKYKYYFEDAKIKELACDHHPNTPSGLGLCGSLLNPLMREEALKWLKMANMDYGLLAESFDKDTGEAKTGVGFATGSGYLAMALYRILFEE; this comes from the coding sequence GTGAATAAAATCATAACAAGGCCTCATGAGATTGATAAAAATGTTAGAGTGCTGTATGCGGGAAATCACTATATAAGTTTACCTGAGATAGATGTAGAGAAGGCTTCAATAAAAAATTTAAATATTGTTTCTCTTTCAAATAAAGGACTTGTGGAGCTTTCTGGAGAAGAAGCTTTGTTTAAACCTGTATTTTATAAAAAAGGTGAAAAACTTGAAATTGTAAAAAGTGAAGTATCAGAAGAGCTTTATTACATACCTAATATTAAACTGTATTTTTCAAACGGGGATTTTGTAATAATAAAAATCTATGCAGATATCAAGGAAAAAGGTTTTATATATGAATTTGAAAGCTCTGAAGAAATAGAAGTTTATTTAGAAGTAAATCTTGATAAACTGTTCTTTTTAAGATTTAACTCTCATGAAATAGAATTTAAAAAAGAATTTAAAATTGACAAATGGCTTAAAAACCCTGCTTTAAACATTTATTCTTATAATATAGCTTTTTCACTTGCTTTTGGTGGAGAAAAAGATTTTGATTATGAGGAAAAGAATGAAAAAATAATACTTAAATCGAAAACCAATGGGACAAACTGTTTTTATATAAGTGTAAACTCCGATATGGATGGGGCTTCAACTACTTTAATTCATTTAAAAAGAAAAGGATTTAAAAATATATATAAAGAGTTTTACAACTGGCTTAAAAATAAGTATATAAAATATTCTCAAGATAAGGATTTAGAAAGTTTATTGAACAAAAACCTATTTTTTAACTACTTTTTCTCTATAGGAAAAGACATGGAATCCGACAATTATATTGCATTAACATCAAGAAGTCCAAGATATTATGTCTCAGGAGCCTTTTGGGAAAGGGATAGTTTTTTATGGTCTTTTCCTGCTGTAAAAATTATTGATAAAAGCTTTCACGATTACATTGCAAGGGAGATGATTTTAAGACACAGTAAAAATGCAGGGGCACATGCCCATTATATAGATGGAACGGTTTTATATCCCGGATTTGAGTTGGATGAGGCTGCCAGCTATTTTATACTACTTGAGAATATGGATGTGGATTTAGATGATATAGAGCTTGTAAAGGCATTAGAAGTTGTATACAGCCGAATTGAGGAAGAATATGACAGTAGGATAGGACTTTATAAAACTTTCTTGCTTCCCTCTGACGACCCTTCAGAGTACCCCTTTGTTACGATAGACAATGTAATACTCTGGAGAGGGTTTATAAACTTAAAGAATCTTTACTTAAAGCTTAACTGGTATAAAAAGGCGGATATGCTTCAGAAAAAGATAGACGGCATTTACAATGGAATATACAAATACCTTGTGACAGAGGTAGAAGGTAAGAGGATTTTTGCTTGGTCTACTGATGGAGAAGGGAATTATAAACTCTACAATGACCCACCCGGCAATTTAGGGCTTATGTATTATTATGACTTTGTAGACTATCAAAATGAAGTATTTAAAAATACAATTGATTACTATTACTCTCGAAAATACAAATATTATTTTGAAGATGCAAAAATAAAAGAGCTTGCCTGTGACCATCATCCCAATACACCCTCAGGTTTAGGGCTTTGTGGTAGCCTATTAAATCCCTTAATGAGGGAGGAAGCTTTGAAGTGGCTTAAGATGGCAAATATGGATTATGGGCTTTTAGCAGAGAGTTTTGACAAAGATACAGGGGAAGCAAAGACAGGAGTTGGTTTTGCAACTGGTTCAGGATATCTTGCAATGGCTCTTTATAGAATACTTTTTGAGGAGTGA
- a CDS encoding bacterioferritin-associated ferredoxin: MTEEEIIKAVVEYGANTMKEVLKLTGAMSNSDCQRKNPLGKCCHKIVQEAIDKGLNIRSGLV, from the coding sequence GTGACAGAAGAAGAAATTATAAAGGCGGTAGTAGAATATGGCGCTAATACTATGAAAGAAGTTTTAAAACTTACGGGTGCAATGAGCAATTCCGATTGTCAAAGAAAAAATCCGTTGGGCAAGTGCTGCCATAAAATAGTGCAGGAAGCTATTGATAAGGGCTTGAATATTCGCAGTGGCTTGGTATAA
- a CDS encoding MoaD/ThiS family protein has protein sequence MTVIFVGKDNQITIKAPKNVEKLAKELEINLESHVFIKNGEIVTPDEILQDDDVVEIISVVSGG, from the coding sequence ATGACAGTAATATTTGTAGGAAAAGACAATCAAATTACAATAAAAGCTCCAAAAAATGTTGAAAAACTCGCGAAAGAGTTGGAGATAAATTTAGAATCACATGTCTTTATAAAAAATGGAGAAATAGTTACTCCAGATGAAATTCTTCAAGATGATGATGTAGTAGAGATAATATCGGTAGTTTCTGGAGGTTAG
- a CDS encoding ATP-binding protein, with amino-acid sequence MKCIRCKKKAVITLKRHNAAFCAECFLHYYRNQVLKNIQKNKMFKKDDRVLVVVSGGKDSMALWDVLAKEGYNVVAMYINLGIGEYSNRSQEVVENFAKKNNLPLIVKNIKEEFGLDIYKLSKTLKRSPCSVCGTIKRYLFNKVAYDNGFSVIATGHNLDDEVATLLGNILNWGESYLARQGPVLPQTHPKLIKKVKPLYTLTEKENMYYVLLNKIEFLHEECPYSVGARSILYKELLNELEEKSPGTKQRFLIGFLEKGKKHFKEVENIELKECKTCGHVTTTEECSFCRLTKVSNTVG; translated from the coding sequence TTGAAGTGCATAAGATGTAAGAAAAAAGCAGTTATCACTCTAAAAAGGCATAATGCAGCCTTCTGTGCTGAGTGTTTTTTACATTATTATAGAAACCAAGTCTTAAAAAACATTCAAAAAAATAAAATGTTTAAAAAAGACGATAGAGTTTTAGTGGTAGTATCTGGCGGCAAAGATAGTATGGCTCTGTGGGACGTTCTAGCCAAGGAAGGTTATAACGTTGTCGCAATGTATATAAACCTTGGAATTGGAGAGTATTCAAACAGGTCTCAAGAGGTGGTTGAAAATTTTGCAAAGAAAAATAATCTCCCACTCATTGTAAAAAATATTAAAGAAGAATTCGGGCTTGATATATACAAGCTTTCAAAGACTTTAAAACGAAGCCCCTGTTCCGTATGTGGAACAATTAAAAGATACTTGTTTAACAAAGTAGCTTACGACAATGGATTTTCAGTTATTGCAACAGGCCATAATTTAGATGACGAAGTAGCAACACTTTTAGGCAATATTTTGAATTGGGGAGAAAGCTATCTTGCAAGACAGGGACCAGTTTTACCTCAAACTCATCCGAAACTTATAAAAAAAGTAAAGCCTCTTTATACTTTAACAGAAAAAGAAAACATGTATTACGTACTTTTAAACAAAATTGAATTTTTACATGAAGAGTGTCCTTATTCAGTTGGAGCTCGTTCAATTCTTTATAAAGAATTGCTAAATGAACTGGAAGAAAAAAGTCCTGGCACAAAACAGCGTTTTTTGATTGGCTTCCTTGAAAAGGGCAAAAAACATTTTAAAGAGGTAGAAAATATTGAATTGAAGGAATGCAAAACTTGTGGCCATGTCACAACAACGGAAGAATGTTCTTTTTGCAGACTTACAAAAGTTTCTAATACCGTTGGCTAG
- the thiF gene encoding sulfur carrier protein ThiS adenylyltransferase ThiF, translated as MNLFDVMLKNYFDEKMLDKLSRVKILLIGCGGLGSNVAVMLIRSGIKNLTIVDFDEVDILNLNRQNYFLHHVGEKKVLALKDTLFKINPHANIAAKNIKIDESNLDELIPQHDIVVEAVDNEFTKTLIFKKAQKHNKKVVLASGVAGFGDCENIKIKRGKNFSIVGDFVTSINEKKPLAPKVMAVAAIQADEVLRMINELE; from the coding sequence ATGAATCTTTTTGATGTAATGCTTAAAAATTATTTTGATGAAAAGATGCTTGACAAGCTTTCAAGAGTAAAAATTCTTCTCATTGGCTGTGGTGGACTTGGTTCAAATGTTGCAGTAATGCTTATAAGAAGTGGCATTAAAAACCTCACAATAGTTGATTTTGATGAGGTAGACATCTTAAATCTCAACCGACAAAATTACTTTTTACACCATGTAGGAGAAAAAAAGGTATTAGCCCTTAAAGATACTCTCTTTAAAATCAACCCCCACGCAAACATAGCAGCCAAAAATATAAAAATTGATGAGTCAAATTTAGATGAGTTAATCCCTCAACATGATATAGTTGTGGAAGCTGTTGACAATGAATTTACCAAAACGCTGATTTTTAAAAAAGCCCAAAAACATAATAAAAAAGTGGTTTTGGCTTCAGGTGTCGCAGGATTTGGTGATTGCGAAAATATTAAAATAAAACGGGGTAAAAACTTTTCAATTGTGGGTGATTTTGTTACATCGATTAATGAAAAGAAACCTTTGGCACCCAAAGTCATGGCAGTCGCCGCAATACAAGCAGATGAAGTATTAAGGATGATAAACGAGCTGGAGTAA
- a CDS encoding MarR family transcriptional regulator: MDAKEIVLKTLRESSKPLRPSDIVEKSGLDKKEVEKAIKELKKEDLIMSPKRCYYSAK; encoded by the coding sequence ATGGATGCCAAAGAGATAGTATTAAAAACTTTAAGAGAATCTTCAAAGCCTCTGCGTCCTAGTGATATTGTAGAAAAATCCGGCCTTGACAAAAAAGAAGTTGAAAAGGCTATTAAAGAATTAAAAAAAGAAGATTTAATAATGTCTCCTAAAAGATGCTATTACTCTGCAAAATAA
- a CDS encoding FMN-binding protein → MKRILVLMLVGVFALFVLSGCSSKTASGGYKDGTYKAEQPNFDSHGWKGQIEITVKDGKIASVTYNEVNKDGQFKRNDQQYAEKMKEKTNITPKEADEKLEQQLIEKQDPAKVDTVTGATETSKTFKELATEALKSAK, encoded by the coding sequence ATGAAAAGGATTTTGGTTCTTATGTTGGTAGGGGTGTTTGCTTTGTTTGTACTGAGTGGCTGTTCTTCAAAAACAGCAAGCGGTGGTTACAAAGATGGTACTTACAAAGCAGAACAGCCTAATTTTGACAGTCATGGCTGGAAGGGACAAATAGAAATAACTGTAAAGGATGGCAAAATAGCATCTGTAACCTATAATGAAGTTAACAAAGATGGGCAATTTAAGAGAAATGATCAACAATATGCCGAAAAGATGAAAGAAAAAACTAATATTACTCCAAAAGAAGCAGATGAAAAGTTAGAGCAACAACTAATAGAAAAGCAAGATCCTGCTAAAGTAGATACAGTAACAGGGGCTACAGAAACTTCGAAAACTTTTAAAGAATTAGCTACAGAGGCTTTAAAGAGTGCAAAGTAA
- the menA gene encoding 1,4-dihydroxy-2-naphthoate octaprenyltransferase, whose amino-acid sequence MNKSEFLRAWKGFWQLADPKIWVASTVPMFVAAAYAYGKTGEFNFLWFVISLIGIYFIEIGKNAVNEFIDYKSGVDTFVTPDKRTPFSGGKKTIVEGKLTVEETILIAIITMLAACIIGLVIVIFREPLVLIVGLLGVLMSIFYSLPPFKFSYNGLGEIAVGVTFGPLIVMGMYLVMTHRVSIDVLLISLPIGFLITNVLWINQYPDYEADLKGHKYNLLVRIGKEKGVKVYAALYGAAYLSFIVIAVVTKNLLWLLSFITIPLAVQSVNIARKYYDNIPQLVKANANTVKIYQITGIMMILASLLSKTKF is encoded by the coding sequence ATGAACAAATCAGAATTTTTGAGGGCTTGGAAGGGATTTTGGCAATTGGCAGATCCTAAGATATGGGTAGCATCTACTGTACCTATGTTTGTTGCAGCTGCCTATGCATATGGCAAAACTGGAGAATTTAACTTTTTATGGTTTGTTATATCTTTGATAGGTATTTATTTTATTGAAATTGGCAAAAATGCAGTTAATGAATTTATTGATTATAAGTCTGGAGTAGACACTTTTGTAACTCCAGATAAAAGGACTCCTTTTAGCGGTGGAAAAAAGACCATAGTCGAAGGTAAACTCACAGTTGAAGAGACAATACTTATTGCAATTATAACAATGCTTGCCGCTTGTATCATAGGATTGGTTATTGTAATCTTTAGGGAACCTTTGGTGTTAATTGTAGGATTATTAGGAGTTTTGATGTCAATTTTTTATAGTTTACCTCCCTTTAAATTTAGTTATAATGGACTTGGAGAAATAGCTGTGGGAGTGACATTTGGACCTTTAATAGTGATGGGAATGTATTTGGTGATGACACATCGCGTAAGTATAGATGTTTTACTGATTTCCTTGCCTATAGGTTTTTTAATAACCAATGTTCTTTGGATAAATCAATATCCCGATTATGAGGCTGACCTTAAAGGCCATAAATACAATTTATTAGTAAGGATAGGCAAAGAAAAAGGAGTAAAGGTATATGCAGCCCTTTATGGAGCAGCATATCTCTCTTTCATTGTAATAGCTGTTGTTACCAAAAACTTACTATGGTTATTATCTTTTATAACAATTCCATTAGCAGTACAATCTGTAAATATTGCTCGTAAATATTATGACAATATACCACAGTTAGTAAAAGCGAATGCTAATACTGTGAAGATATATCAAATTACAGGAATTATGATGATTTTAGCTTCATTGCTGTCCAAAACAAAATTTTAG